Proteins encoded within one genomic window of uncultured Sphingopyxis sp.:
- a CDS encoding cell wall hydrolase, with product MERETRMKPELSLTARSTWRDPVPEKPAGPGRAFWAAIVAVVAVACLSFLLSSGQLRAPAAFGPYNVSVPLDFKPYDPERWAIMNADDYQTALKIDPTLPDPASIGYGDAAAMPPADPALLREEAFVGPAAKPYVFRGVTALDRERAHYCLTAALYYEAASETDDGMRGVAQTVINRVRHPSFPNTVCGVVFQGSQRAGVCQFTFACDGAMARAPERRNWLRASRIASAALGGYVFPKVGLATHYHTQAIWPRWGKSLVMTNIVGAHIFHRWRGRWGMPDAFRAPYLGREPVPGPYLPLAQQLAILKGQGLAPGAGPAPMLAGPAAPLPDVAPAPLPGAITPPATAAPPPAAAPAYADPRLNQSGQIREEFRKSGEWKG from the coding sequence ATGGAACGTGAAACGCGCATGAAGCCCGAATTGTCCCTCACCGCCCGCTCGACGTGGCGCGACCCGGTGCCGGAAAAGCCGGCGGGGCCGGGCCGCGCCTTTTGGGCGGCGATCGTCGCGGTGGTCGCGGTCGCCTGCCTTTCCTTCCTGCTGTCGAGCGGACAGTTGCGCGCACCGGCGGCCTTCGGCCCGTATAATGTGTCGGTCCCGCTCGACTTCAAACCCTATGACCCCGAACGCTGGGCGATCATGAATGCCGATGATTATCAGACGGCGCTGAAAATCGATCCGACTCTGCCCGATCCGGCGAGCATCGGCTATGGCGACGCGGCCGCGATGCCCCCCGCCGATCCCGCGCTGCTGCGCGAGGAAGCCTTTGTCGGGCCGGCCGCCAAACCCTATGTCTTTCGCGGGGTCACCGCGCTCGACCGCGAGCGGGCGCATTATTGCCTGACCGCCGCCCTCTATTACGAGGCGGCGTCCGAGACCGACGACGGAATGCGCGGCGTCGCGCAGACGGTGATCAACCGCGTCCGCCATCCGAGCTTCCCCAACACCGTGTGCGGCGTCGTCTTCCAGGGGTCGCAGCGCGCGGGCGTATGCCAGTTCACCTTCGCCTGCGACGGCGCGATGGCGCGCGCGCCCGAACGGCGGAACTGGCTGCGCGCGAGCCGCATCGCTTCGGCCGCGCTCGGCGGATATGTCTTCCCCAAGGTCGGGCTCGCGACACACTATCACACGCAGGCGATCTGGCCGCGCTGGGGCAAGAGCCTGGTGATGACCAACATCGTCGGCGCGCATATTTTCCACCGCTGGCGCGGCCGCTGGGGTATGCCCGACGCGTTCCGCGCGCCCTATCTCGGCCGCGAACCCGTGCCCGGTCCCTATCTGCCGCTCGCGCAGCAACTGGCGATCCTCAAGGGTCAGGGCCTCGCCCCCGGCGCGGGTCCCGCCCCGATGCTGGCCGGCCCCGCCGCGCCGCTGCCCGATGTCGCCCCGGCGCCGCTGCCCGGCGCGATCACGCCGCCGGCAACGGCCGCGCCGCCGCCCGCTGCGGCGCCCGCCTACGCCGATCCGCGACTCAACCAGTCGGGCCAGATCCGCGAGGAATTCCGCAAGAGCGGGGAGTGGAAAGGCTGA
- a CDS encoding sulfite exporter TauE/SafE family protein — MDLYLPVANLSVNALVIILLGGGVGFLSGMFGVGGGFLTTPLLIFYGIPPTVAAASAATQVTGASVSGALAHLERGGVDLRMGTVLVAGGLVGSLIGAGLFELLTAWGQIDTVINILYVVLLGSVGGIMAREALGALKNMRAGLPAPARKRRHHPMVANLPLRWRFYRSGLYISPLAPLILGMAVGILTMLLGVGGGFIMVPAMIFLLGMGTQVVVGTSLFQILFVTIATTMVHAMTTGAVDIVLAGLLLLGSVTGAQIGARFAQRVKPEYLRMALAVIVLLVAARMAVDLFIRPDEIYTVQ; from the coding sequence ATGGATCTCTACCTCCCAGTCGCCAATCTGTCGGTCAATGCGCTGGTCATCATCCTGCTCGGTGGCGGGGTGGGCTTTCTGTCGGGCATGTTCGGCGTCGGCGGCGGTTTCCTGACGACGCCGCTGCTGATCTTCTACGGCATTCCGCCTACGGTCGCGGCGGCGTCGGCGGCGACGCAGGTGACGGGCGCCAGCGTGTCGGGCGCGCTCGCGCATCTCGAACGCGGCGGGGTCGACCTGCGCATGGGGACGGTGCTCGTCGCCGGCGGCCTCGTCGGCTCGCTGATCGGCGCGGGGCTGTTCGAGCTGCTCACTGCCTGGGGCCAGATCGATACGGTGATCAACATCCTCTATGTCGTGCTGCTCGGCTCGGTAGGCGGGATCATGGCGCGCGAGGCGCTGGGCGCGCTCAAGAACATGCGCGCGGGTCTGCCCGCCCCCGCACGCAAACGGCGCCACCACCCGATGGTCGCCAACCTGCCGCTGCGCTGGCGCTTCTATCGCTCGGGCCTCTATATTTCGCCGCTCGCACCGCTGATCCTCGGCATGGCGGTCGGCATATTGACGATGCTGCTCGGCGTCGGCGGCGGCTTCATCATGGTCCCCGCGATGATCTTCCTGCTCGGCATGGGGACGCAGGTGGTCGTCGGCACCTCGCTGTTCCAGATATTGTTCGTGACGATCGCGACGACGATGGTCCACGCGATGACGACCGGCGCGGTCGACATCGTGCTCGCCGGGCTGCTGCTGCTCGGCAGCGTCACCGGGGCGCAGATCGGCGCGCGCTTCGCTCAGCGCGTGAAACCCGAATATCTGCGCATGGCGCTCGCCGTCATCGTGCTGCTCGTCGCGGCGCGCATGGCGGTCGACCTCTTCATCCGTCCCGACGAAATCTACACCGTGCAATGA
- a CDS encoding VOC family protein: MGHVKGIGGLFFRARDPEALSAWYRERLGVGAGCSADDTGPIDEWTWAVAAGPMVFAPFNADTDYFAADRQFMINLRVDDLDAVLAPFRAAGDEIITKEEWDDPAVGRFARVHDPEGNPIELWEPPKT, from the coding sequence ATGGGACATGTCAAAGGCATCGGCGGGCTGTTTTTCCGGGCGCGCGACCCCGAGGCGCTGTCCGCATGGTATCGCGAGCGGCTGGGCGTCGGGGCCGGATGCAGCGCCGACGATACGGGTCCGATCGACGAATGGACATGGGCCGTCGCCGCGGGCCCGATGGTCTTTGCGCCGTTCAACGCCGACACCGACTATTTCGCCGCCGACCGCCAGTTCATGATCAACCTGCGCGTCGACGATCTCGACGCGGTGCTTGCGCCGTTCCGCGCGGCAGGCGACGAGATCATCACCAAGGAGGAATGGGACGACCCCGCGGTCGGGCGCTTCGCGCGCGTCCACGACCCCGAAGGCAATCCGATCGAGCTCTGGGAGCCGCCTAAAACATAG
- the rimP gene encoding ribosome maturation protein RimP: MVDFDALNAIIAPEAEAMGLALVRVAFFGGESDPTLQVMAERPDTRQLTIDDCADLSRRISDRLDALEEAGKDPIDVAYRLEVSSPGIDRPLTRRADFADWAGHEAKIALKEKRDGRQRFNGELAGIDGDTVTIFDKEGVEHQLPFDAIDTAKLVLTDKLIAATVPLSTEGADEMEEEGQD; encoded by the coding sequence TTGGTCGATTTCGACGCCCTCAACGCGATCATCGCGCCCGAAGCCGAGGCGATGGGCCTTGCGCTCGTGCGCGTCGCCTTTTTTGGTGGCGAGAGCGACCCGACCTTGCAGGTGATGGCCGAGCGGCCCGACACGCGCCAGTTGACGATCGACGATTGCGCCGACCTGTCGCGCCGCATCTCGGACCGGCTCGACGCGCTCGAGGAAGCGGGCAAGGACCCGATCGACGTCGCCTACCGGCTCGAGGTTTCGTCGCCGGGCATCGACCGGCCGCTGACGCGCCGCGCCGACTTCGCCGACTGGGCGGGGCATGAGGCGAAGATCGCGCTCAAGGAAAAGCGCGATGGCCGCCAGCGTTTCAACGGCGAACTCGCCGGTATCGACGGCGACACCGTCACGATTTTCGACAAGGAAGGGGTGGAGCATCAGTTGCCGTTCGACGCGATCGACACGGCGAAGCTCGTTCTCACCGACAAATTGATTGCCGCAACCGTTCCGCTCTCGACCGAGGGCGCCGACGAAATGGAAGAAGAAGGACAGGACTGA
- a CDS encoding DUF87 domain-containing protein, with translation MIGEVADISGSASRILLDSAILGKLASSSDAAVAMAGQVGAQVKVRVGNVWLIASIRDQRLDTRGEGLIVATIDFLGEGEEEKITGRIHNFRRGVTRYPIPGSQVFAATSADLKQIYAADERAHVEIGTVYPTKDIRGSLYVDAMLGKHFALLGSTGTGKSTSAALILHKICELAPQGHIVMIDPHGEYSAAFKGTGALFDVDNLAMPYWLMNFEEHCEVFVTAEGRDRQADCDVLARCLLQARTKNRLAEGMTKITVDSPIPYLLSDLLNILQNEMGKLDKATSSAPFMRIKGKIEEMRADPRYNFMFSGMLVADTMANFLGKIFRLPSDGRPISIIDVSGVPSDITGVVVAVLSRLTFDYAIWSRGEPQRPILLVCEEAHRYIPSKDVGAGQAVRKILERIAKEGRKYGVSLGLITQRPSDLAEGVLSQCGTIISMRLNNERDQHFVKAAMPEGARGFIDSIPALRNRECIVCGEGVSIPIRVHLDTLEEEKRPASSDPLFSKLWRETGGEAEILERVVKRWRSQGR, from the coding sequence ATGATCGGCGAAGTCGCCGATATTTCGGGCTCGGCCTCGCGCATCCTGCTCGATTCCGCGATCCTCGGCAAATTGGCGTCGTCGAGCGATGCGGCGGTGGCGATGGCGGGGCAGGTCGGGGCGCAGGTCAAGGTGCGCGTCGGCAATGTCTGGTTGATCGCGAGCATCCGCGACCAGCGGCTCGACACGCGCGGCGAGGGGCTGATCGTCGCGACGATCGACTTCCTCGGCGAAGGCGAAGAGGAAAAGATCACCGGCCGCATCCACAATTTCCGGCGCGGCGTCACGCGCTACCCGATCCCGGGCAGCCAGGTCTTCGCGGCGACGAGCGCCGACCTCAAGCAGATATATGCCGCCGACGAGCGCGCGCATGTCGAGATCGGCACCGTCTATCCGACCAAGGATATTCGCGGCTCGCTCTATGTCGATGCGATGCTCGGCAAGCATTTCGCGCTGCTCGGCTCGACCGGCACCGGCAAGTCGACGAGCGCTGCGCTGATCCTCCACAAGATCTGCGAACTCGCGCCGCAGGGGCATATCGTGATGATCGACCCGCACGGCGAATATTCGGCCGCCTTCAAGGGCACCGGCGCGCTGTTCGATGTCGACAATCTCGCGATGCCCTATTGGCTGATGAATTTCGAGGAGCATTGCGAGGTCTTCGTCACCGCCGAAGGGCGCGACCGCCAGGCCGACTGCGACGTGCTCGCGCGCTGTCTGCTCCAGGCGCGCACCAAGAACCGGCTGGCCGAAGGCATGACCAAGATCACGGTCGACTCGCCGATCCCCTATCTGCTCTCCGACCTGCTCAACATCCTCCAGAACGAAATGGGCAAGCTCGACAAGGCGACCTCGTCGGCGCCCTTCATGCGCATCAAGGGCAAGATCGAGGAAATGCGCGCCGACCCGCGCTATAATTTCATGTTCTCAGGGATGCTCGTCGCCGACACGATGGCGAATTTCCTCGGCAAGATATTCCGCCTGCCGTCGGACGGGCGGCCGATTTCGATCATCGACGTGTCGGGGGTGCCGTCGGACATCACCGGGGTCGTCGTCGCGGTGCTGTCGCGCCTGACCTTCGACTATGCGATCTGGTCGCGCGGCGAGCCGCAGCGCCCGATCCTGCTCGTCTGCGAGGAAGCGCACCGCTATATCCCGTCGAAGGACGTCGGGGCCGGGCAGGCGGTGCGCAAGATCCTCGAACGCATCGCCAAGGAGGGCCGCAAATATGGCGTGTCGCTGGGCCTCATCACCCAGCGTCCTTCCGATCTCGCCGAAGGCGTGCTGTCGCAGTGCGGCACGATCATCTCGATGCGCCTCAACAACGAACGCGACCAGCATTTCGTGAAGGCGGCGATGCCCGAAGGCGCGCGCGGCTTCATCGATTCGATCCCGGCGCTGCGCAACCGCGAGTGCATCGTCTGCGGCGAAGGCGTCTCGATCCCGATCCGCGTCCACCTCGACACGCTCGAGGAGGAAAAACGCCCGGCGTCGAGCGATCCGCTCTTCTCGAAACTGTGGCGCGAAACCGGCGGCGAAGCGGAAATCCTCGAACGCGTCGTAAAGCGGTGGCGGAGTCAGGGCAGATAG
- a CDS encoding TIGR02186 family protein, producing MIRLRALILAVALALLPATAARAADPRLVPDVSSRAIDIQYSFTGEELLLFGAILYPGQRLPDDRADIVVVLKGPVRPIVLREKRRVAGIWVNADSIRLRTSPGFYAIGSSRPIDKLVDERTAAIFELGLANLSMSPTGFSEAKTLERFEAGLIDLYRRAGLFVENPASVEITEGVLYRARIPVPARVPVGTYRAETYLIGRGRVLAVASRDVQIRKAGFERFVALAAERHGFLYGLSAVLLSLVLGYGASAIFRRR from the coding sequence ATGATCAGGTTGCGCGCCTTGATCCTCGCGGTCGCGCTGGCGCTTCTGCCCGCGACCGCGGCACGCGCCGCCGACCCGCGGCTCGTCCCCGACGTGTCGAGCCGGGCGATCGACATCCAGTACAGCTTCACCGGCGAGGAGCTGCTGCTGTTCGGTGCGATCCTCTACCCCGGCCAGCGCCTGCCCGACGACCGCGCCGACATCGTCGTCGTGCTGAAGGGGCCGGTGCGGCCGATCGTGCTGCGCGAAAAGCGCCGTGTCGCGGGGATATGGGTCAACGCCGACAGCATTCGACTGCGCACGTCGCCCGGCTTCTATGCGATCGGGTCGTCGCGTCCGATCGACAAGCTGGTCGACGAACGGACCGCGGCGATCTTCGAACTCGGCCTTGCCAATCTGTCGATGTCGCCGACCGGATTTTCAGAGGCGAAAACGCTCGAGCGGTTCGAGGCGGGGCTGATCGACCTTTATCGCCGCGCGGGCCTCTTCGTCGAAAACCCCGCATCTGTCGAAATTACCGAGGGCGTGCTTTATCGCGCCCGCATCCCGGTGCCGGCGCGCGTTCCGGTGGGGACCTATCGCGCCGAAACCTATCTGATCGGCCGCGGCCGCGTGCTCGCGGTCGCGTCGCGCGACGTCCAGATCCGCAAGGCCGGATTCGAACGCTTCGTCGCGCTCGCGGCGGAGCGCCACGGCTTTCTCTACGGCCTCTCCGCGGTGCTCCTGTCGCTCGTGCTCGGTTATGGCGCATCGGCGATTTTCCGCCGCCGTTAG
- the nusA gene encoding transcription termination factor NusA — MATAISANKAELLAIANSVASEKMIDKGIVIEAIEEAIQRAARARYGAENDIRAKLDPQTGDLRLWRVVEVVEQVEDYFKQVDLAAGQKLQKDAKIGDFIVDPLPAVDLGRIDAQSAKQVIFQKVREADRERQYEEYKDRAGEIITGVVKSVEFGHIVVNLGRAEGVIRRDQQIPRELMRVGDRVRALILSVRRENRGPQIFLSRAHPDFMKKLFAQEVPEIYDGIIEIKAAARDPGSRAKIGVISYDGSIDPVGACVGMKGSRVQAVVQEMQGEKIDIIPWSEDTATFVVNALQPATVQRVVIDEDDSRIEVVVPDDQLSLAIGRRGQNVRLASQLTGSQIDIMTEADASEKRQREFVERSTMFQEELDVDETLAQLLVAEGFGELEEVAYVPLDELASIEGFDEELAQELQSRAAEGLERREEASRAERRELGVEDALADIPHLTEAMLVVLGKAGIKTLDDLADLATDELIAKKRQDNRRGPARSERAEDKGGVLGEYGLSEEQGNEIIMAARAHWFDDEESSEPATGPAAEPQNGEAADADPAQ, encoded by the coding sequence ATGGCCACTGCCATTTCCGCCAACAAGGCCGAGCTGCTCGCGATTGCCAACAGCGTCGCCAGCGAGAAGATGATCGACAAGGGCATCGTCATCGAGGCGATCGAGGAAGCGATCCAGCGCGCCGCGCGCGCGCGCTATGGCGCCGAGAACGACATTCGTGCGAAGCTCGATCCGCAGACCGGCGACCTTCGTTTGTGGCGCGTCGTCGAAGTCGTCGAGCAGGTCGAGGATTATTTCAAGCAGGTCGATCTCGCCGCGGGCCAGAAGCTGCAGAAGGACGCCAAGATCGGCGACTTCATCGTCGATCCGCTGCCCGCGGTCGACCTCGGCCGCATCGATGCGCAGTCGGCGAAGCAGGTGATCTTCCAGAAGGTCCGCGAAGCCGATCGCGAGCGCCAGTATGAAGAATATAAGGATCGCGCGGGCGAGATCATCACCGGCGTCGTGAAGTCGGTCGAATTCGGCCACATCGTCGTCAACCTCGGCCGCGCCGAAGGCGTGATCCGCCGCGACCAGCAGATCCCGCGCGAACTGATGCGCGTCGGTGACCGCGTCCGCGCGCTGATCCTGTCGGTGCGCCGCGAGAACCGCGGCCCGCAGATTTTCCTTTCCCGCGCGCACCCCGACTTCATGAAGAAGCTGTTCGCGCAGGAAGTGCCCGAAATCTATGACGGCATCATCGAGATCAAGGCGGCCGCGCGCGACCCGGGTTCGCGCGCGAAGATCGGCGTCATCAGCTATGACGGCAGCATCGATCCGGTGGGCGCCTGCGTTGGCATGAAGGGCAGCCGCGTTCAGGCGGTCGTCCAGGAAATGCAGGGCGAGAAGATCGACATCATCCCCTGGTCCGAAGATACCGCGACCTTCGTCGTCAACGCGCTCCAGCCCGCGACGGTGCAGCGCGTCGTGATCGACGAGGACGACAGCCGCATCGAGGTCGTCGTTCCCGACGACCAGCTCAGCCTCGCCATCGGCCGCCGCGGCCAGAATGTCCGTCTCGCCAGCCAGCTCACCGGCAGCCAGATCGACATCATGACCGAGGCCGACGCGAGCGAGAAGCGCCAGCGCGAATTCGTCGAACGCTCGACGATGTTCCAGGAGGAACTCGACGTCGACGAAACGCTCGCGCAGCTGCTCGTCGCCGAAGGCTTCGGCGAACTCGAGGAAGTCGCCTATGTGCCGCTCGACGAACTGGCGAGCATCGAAGGTTTCGACGAGGAACTGGCGCAGGAACTGCAAAGCCGTGCCGCCGAAGGGCTCGAACGCCGCGAGGAAGCATCGCGCGCCGAACGTCGCGAACTGGGCGTCGAGGATGCGCTCGCCGATATTCCGCACCTGACCGAGGCGATGCTCGTCGTGCTCGGCAAGGCGGGGATCAAGACGCTCGACGACCTCGCCGACCTCGCGACCGACGAGCTGATCGCCAAGAAGCGCCAGGACAACCGCCGCGGCCCGGCGCGCAGCGAGCGCGCCGAGGACAAGGGCGGCGTGCTCGGCGAATATGGCCTCAGCGAAGAGCAGGGCAACGAGATCATCATGGCGGCGCGCGCGCACTGGTTCGACGACGAAGAGTCGAGCGAGCCGGCAACCGGGCCCGCGGCGGAGCCGCAAAACGGGGAGGCCGCCGATGCGGACCCCGCGCAATGA